A part of Lepisosteus oculatus isolate fLepOcu1 chromosome 16, fLepOcu1.hap2, whole genome shotgun sequence genomic DNA contains:
- the adrm1 gene encoding proteasomal ubiquitin receptor ADRM1, translating into MSSGALFPSLVSGSRGSSSKYLVEFRAGKMTLKGSTVTPDKRKGLVYIQQTDDSLIHFCWKDRTTGNVDDDLIIFPDDCEFKRVTQCTTGRVYVLKFKAGSKRLFFWMQEPKSDKDEEYCRKVNEYLNNPPMPGALGSGSSGGHELSALGGEGGLQSLLGNMSHNQLMQLIGPTGLGGLGGLGALAGPGLASLLGSGGPPTSSSSSSSRSQSAAVTPSSAASATRISSAQAPAPIAPAAPSTASPSTPAPSSTAVTPPAAAAAAAAAAAGSPTQPIQLSDLQSILATMNVPAMAAGGQGVDLASVLTPEVMAPILANAEVQQRLLPYLPSGESLPQTAEEIQNTLTSPQFQQAMSMFSSALASGQLGPLMSQFGLPTEAVDAANKGDVEAFAKAMEGDGKAEKKEGDPKDKKDDEEDMSLD; encoded by the exons ATGTCTTCCGGCGCACTGTTTCCCAGTCTGGTGTCGGGGTCACGGGGCTCCTCCAGTAAGTACCTGGTGGAGTTCAGGGCTGGGAAGATGACCCTGAAAGGCAGCACTGTGACTCCTGACAAACGCAAGGGCCTCGTCTACATCCAGCAGACTGACGACTCTTTGATCCACTTCTGCTGGAAGGACAGGACCACTGGCAACGTGGATGAT GATCTCATCATTTTCCCTGATGACTGTGAATTCAAGAGGGTAACTCAGTGCACTACTGGCCGAGTATATGTGCTGAAGTTCAAGGCAGGATCTAAGAGACTGTTCTTTTGGATGCAG GAGCCAAAATCCGACAAAGATGAGGAGTATTGCCGTAAAGTGAATGAATACCTCAACAACCCCCCGATGCCTGGGGCTCTGGGGAGTGGAAGCAGTGGAGGCCACGAGCTCTCCGCTTTAGGAG GAGAAGGTGGCCTGCAGAGCCTTCTGGGTAATATGAGCCATAACCAGTTGATGCAGCTGATTGGACCAACGGGGCTTGGAGGACTCG GTGGGCTTGGTGCTCTTGCTGGGCCCGGGCTGGCGAGTCTGCTGGGCAGTGGAGGGCCGCCCACAAGCAGTTCCTCCTCCAG CTCCCGCAGCCAGTCCGCCGCTGTCACCCCATCCTCCGCCGCTTCCGCGACCCGCATCAGCTCGGCCCAGGCTCCCGCCCCGATCGCGCCGGCGGCGCCCTCCACCGCGTCCCCCAGCACCCCTGCGCCCAGCAGCACCGCCGTCACGCCCCcggctgccgccgccgccgccgccgccgccgccgccggcagCCCCACACAGCCCATCCAGCTCAGCGACCTGCAGAGCATCCTGGCTACCATGAACGTCCCAGCCATGGCGGCAGGCGGACAGGGGG TGGACCTGGCCAGTGTGCTGACACCAGAGGTCATGGCTCCTATATTAGCTAATGCTGAAGTGCAGCAGCGGCTGCTGCCATACCTACCCTCAGGAGAGTCTCTCCCCCAGACTGCGGAGGAGATCCAGAACACGCTGACTTCGCCGCAGTTCCAGCAG GCTATGAGCATGTTCAGCTCGGCATTAGCTTCAGGACAGCTGGGTCCTCTCATGAGCCAGTTTGGACTGCCCACAGAGGCTGTCGACGCTGCAAACAAAGGAG ATGTGGAAGCATTTGCAAAAGCAATGGAAGGCGATGGTAAGGCAGAAAAAAAGGAGGGGGACCCCAAGGACAAGAAGGATGATGAAGAAGATATGAGTTTGGATTAG